The following proteins are encoded in a genomic region of Oncorhynchus masou masou isolate Uvic2021 chromosome 19, UVic_Omas_1.1, whole genome shotgun sequence:
- the tmem244 gene encoding transmembrane protein 244 yields the protein MLLDYCCRCCGYCGSTLKRYGPTSVKIKTNISETWIVLQNLLMCIISFYAVYYIVVSLCIGILRVHEVDSLLAPFDYTTQPSWQSPKYLVTVISMELTYLLGGLIFAWIVEEWVWDYAITVTLIHIGLTVAVMSDFPSTEHYWIALGSGLVMMIFGGQLVAYKLFRNNFVYPDELQHF from the exons ATGTTGTTGGACTACTGTTGCAGGTGTTGTGGGTATTGTGGGTCTACTCTGAAGCGCTATGGCCCAACATCAGTCAAGATCAAGACCAACATCAGTGAAACATGG ATTGTTCTCCAGAACTTGCTGATGTGCATAATATCCTTCTATGCTGTTTACTACATAGTGGTCAGTCTCTGCATTGGTATTCTCAG GGTACATGAGGTTGACAGCCTTTTAGCGCCCTTTGACTACACAACACAGCCATCATGGCAAAGTCCAAAATACCTAG TGACAGTGATCTCCATGGAGCTGACCTATCTTTTGGGAGGCCTGATATTTGCGTGGATTGTCGAGGAGTGGGTGTGGGACTACGCCATCACAGTCACACTAATCCACATCGGTCTGACGGTAGCAG TTATGTCTGATTTCCCGTCAACAGAACATTATTGGATTGCCCTTG GTTCTGGATTGGTGATGATGATTTTCGGAGGCCAACTTGTAGCATATAAGCTCTTCAGGAATAATTTTGTGTATCCGGATGAGCTCCAACATTTCTAA